The stretch of DNA GCGTACCCCCAAGATGCCGGCACGTCCAAAACCCCCTGTCTGCCTACAAGGCGACAGGGGAAAACGAAAGAGAGAACTGATGACTACTCGTGCAACCGCACGGCATCGCGCCGAGGTCACCAAAACCAATTCGCTGGCCATCATTGCCAAAGCTGTGGGCGAGAACGCCGGCGGCGTCGGACGCCAGGCGGCAGTGATCGCTGCCGCGTCCGGCCTGGTCCTCACCAGCGGCCTGGCCGCCAACGCTGCCGACGCCAACGTCCAGCGTGACTCTGCCCCGGCCTCCAACCTGGAAGTTGAATCAACGGTTGAGGCTCCGATTTCGGCTGAGTCCACCATTGCCATTTCCTACGAGAAGCCCGCAGTGACCACCACTCCGGCTCCCGTTGTGGAAGCGCCGGAGCCCGAGGTTCAGGTTGAGGTCCAGGAAGCAGCCGCTCCGGCTGCCAAGCCCGTCGTTGCCGCCAAGGTGACCGCATCCGCTCCTGCCGCAGCCCCTGCCGCTTCGGCGAGCGGCAAGGGTGCAGCTATCCTCTCCGCCGCCTACGCCCAGCTCGGTGTGATGCAGGACTGCACCATGCTGGTCACCAACTCCCTGGCCGCCGTCGGCATCAACTTCCACGACTGGCCCGCCGGCTACCTCTCCCTGGGCCGCACCGTGAGCGCCGCCGAAGCGCAGGCGGGCGACCTGATCTACTACGCCGACGGTGGCGCCGGAATGGCACACATCGCTGTCTACGCCGGAAACGGCCAGGCAGTGCACGGCGGCTACAACGGCAACCAGACCGTTGTTTTCAGCGCCAACGTTGGTTCCGGCCCGGTCTTCATCCGCGTCAACTGACATCCCCGGCCCGTTGATTCGGGCTGACGGAATTGAACACAACCCCTGCCCAACGGCAGGGGTTGTTTCGTTTAAGCGGCATGTCGCCCCGGTCACCGCGGCCGGACACGGCGGGGGCTGTAGGCCGCAATTAGCCGATAGTGCACTTCTTTGTTTACTCTTGTGGTGTCGATCCATAGCCCGGATATGCCGGGGGCAGCCGGCCCTCGTGCCCCTGACGGGTGCGGCCGTGAAGAGGTACGTGCATGCGCACTCTCGTTCTGAATGCTGGATATGAACCGCTGGCGGTTATTACCTTCCGCCGGGCGCTGGTGCTTGTGCTTACGGGCAAGGCGAGCGTCGTGGCCGAAGGGGACGATCCTGTCGTGGGACCCCAGGAGATTCTGGGCCGCCCGTCCGTGATCCTCCTGAACCGCTACATCCGTCCCAGATACAACCAGTCCACGGCTGTCAGCAGACGCGGCGTGCTCCGGCGTGACGGGCACAAGTGCGCCTATTGCGGAAAAGCTGCGCACACTATCGACCACGTCCACCCCAAGTCCCGCGGCGGAGCGGATTCCTGGGAGAACCTCGTGGCCGCATGCCTTCGGTGCAACAACGTCAAAGGTGATCACACCCCGGCGGAGATGGGCTGGAAGCTGCGGTTCGTGCCCGAGCCTCCGCACGGCACCATCTGGCAGATCAAGGAACTCGAGAAGCCAACCCCTGCCTGGGATCCGTTCCTGCTGCCGGAGCGCGCTGCCTGAAAGACCTCGGGCTTGGCTCGGGTGCGCTCCCGATTAGGCTGGGGGAGTGGAGCAGAACAGGTTGGACTTCGACGCCCTGGTCCTTGCCGGCGGCAGGTCTTCCCGCCTGGGCGGGGTACCTAAGCAGGGGCTGGTCTTTGAAGGCGCCACCCTGCTGCAGCGGTCTCTTGCGGCATGCTCCGCCGCGTCCCTGACAGCAGTGGTGGGCCCGGATCCGGGGCCGTTGCCTGCGGGGGTGGTCGCCTGCCGCGAGGAGCCGGAGTTCGCAGGACCGGCTGCTGCTGTCGCGGCCGGGCTCGAAGCGCTCGGCCGGGCCGGCGGCGGACGGGATTTCACGTTGGTGCTGGCCTGCGACATGCCCCGGGTTACCGGCGCCGTGCAGGCATTGGCGGAGTCCCTCGCCTTGGCGGGGTATGCCGGCGACGGCGTGATGGCCTGTTCCGAAGACGGTACTGCCCAAATGCTGGTGGGTTTTTACCGCACGGACGGGTTAAAAAGAGCCGTGCAGGAGTTGGCCTCGCGCGGCAGGTTAATCGACGGCTCCATGCGCTCCCTCCTTGCTAGTCTTGATCTGCAGCTTGTCACCGTCCCCGCCGGTACCACAGCCGATGTGGATACCTGGGATGATGCCGCCGCATTAGGAGTTGACGCCGGGAAGCCGGACGTGCGCCAGGACCGGCGCGGCAGCAGTTGAATTGGGAGGCAAAGAGTGAAAAGCCAGGATGAAACGCTGGAGGAGTGGTGCAGGTCCCTCCTTCAGGCCTATGAGCTTGAGGACGTCCAGGTGGACGTCA from Pseudarthrobacter siccitolerans encodes:
- a CDS encoding NlpC/P60 family protein, whose protein sequence is MTTRATARHRAEVTKTNSLAIIAKAVGENAGGVGRQAAVIAAASGLVLTSGLAANAADANVQRDSAPASNLEVESTVEAPISAESTIAISYEKPAVTTTPAPVVEAPEPEVQVEVQEAAAPAAKPVVAAKVTASAPAAAPAASASGKGAAILSAAYAQLGVMQDCTMLVTNSLAAVGINFHDWPAGYLSLGRTVSAAEAQAGDLIYYADGGAGMAHIAVYAGNGQAVHGGYNGNQTVVFSANVGSGPVFIRVN
- a CDS encoding HNH endonuclease yields the protein MRTLVLNAGYEPLAVITFRRALVLVLTGKASVVAEGDDPVVGPQEILGRPSVILLNRYIRPRYNQSTAVSRRGVLRRDGHKCAYCGKAAHTIDHVHPKSRGGADSWENLVAACLRCNNVKGDHTPAEMGWKLRFVPEPPHGTIWQIKELEKPTPAWDPFLLPERAA
- the mobA gene encoding molybdenum cofactor guanylyltransferase — translated: MEQNRLDFDALVLAGGRSSRLGGVPKQGLVFEGATLLQRSLAACSAASLTAVVGPDPGPLPAGVVACREEPEFAGPAAAVAAGLEALGRAGGGRDFTLVLACDMPRVTGAVQALAESLALAGYAGDGVMACSEDGTAQMLVGFYRTDGLKRAVQELASRGRLIDGSMRSLLASLDLQLVTVPAGTTADVDTWDDAAALGVDAGKPDVRQDRRGSS